The Verrucomicrobiia bacterium genome segment CTCAACGAAATTCAAAAGCGTTATGAACCGGGCACTTTGAAGATTGCCGCGGTTAACGTGGGGCAGTCGCACGAAGCCCTTTTGGAGTTCGCGCGCGAACATGATATGAATTACGATATTTTGATGGACGAAGCCGGGGAAGTCGCGGGACGCTATGGCGTTGCGGGCCTTCCCGTCGCCGTCCTCCTTGCCAAAGGAGGGGAAATTATTTATTATGGTTTCACCCTTCCTCGAATAGAGGAGTATCTACCCCCCTCCCATTGACGGGGCCGTCTTTGTTCAGGCACAGGTAACTCATTTTTTAGGAGGCAGTAAATGAGTCACGAGTCGGATTTTAACCAAGACATGAAGAAGTTCATCCAGATGCTCAAGAAGATCCTGAACAATTCCCCGTTCCTGGAAAAAAGCAAAGATTTCAAAGAGGCGGCCGACACCACCGAATTCAATGTTAATTTTTACATCTTCCCGCTGATCTCCATGTCGCCGGAAGAAATGGACGAGCTGGAGGAAATTTACGAGAATTTTCTCATGGACGACGACAGGAACGCCGAAGACCTGACGCCGGACCTGACGAAAAGCGATCTGGATTTTCTGCGCCGTCATGGCATCCGGTTTTAGCACCGGGAGAGCCTCCTGTTTTTTGAGGGCTTTTCCCTTCCTCATCGGCCTTTTGATTTTGATTTCACCCGCGGCTTCCGCCGACCGCCTGACCAAGCCTTTTGACCATTCTGCCTGGGACGAGCTGCTCAAAAAATTCGTCTCTCCCGAGGGCAGCGTCAATTATGAAGGCATCAAGGCCGATCCCACGCTGCTGAACACGTACCTCAACAGCGTCGCAGCCCTCAATTCGAAGGAATTTACCGAGTTTTGGCCGAGAGAAGAAAAGCTCGCACTCATCCTCAACCTTTATCACGCGGCCATCATGAAGCACGTGATCGAACATTATCCCATCAAGTCCCTGCAGGACATCCCGGGTGTCTGGGACATTCCCGTTGTCCACCTTGGAAAATTCCGGCTGAGCATCAACCAGCTTCGCGATACTTATTTGATCCAGACTTTCCGCGACGAAAAAATCGAGGCCGCGCTTTCTTGCGGCGCCAAGAGCTGCCCGCGCCTCCAGCGAGAGGCCTTTACGGGCCCGCGCGTGGAAGGCCAGCTCTACCTCGCGGCGCGCAATTTCGTAAACGACTCCTCGCTGAACATCGTGGTGCCCGGGAAAAAAGAGATCAAGCTCTCGCGCATTTTTAAATGGTACGCCGGCAACTTCCGTCTGGATTTCGGCAACCCCGAGATCCAGGAAAAGTTCAGCATCGAGGAAAATGCCGTGCTGGCATTTCTGGCCTACTACTCGGACAGCCCTGAGAAAGTCCAGTACCTCGAAGGGCGGAACTACAAAATCAAATACCTGCCGTTTGACTGGTCGCTCAACGACTGGCGGACAGAGGAATGAAGCTGCGGGTTGCATGCATACAGAACAGCGCGGGACCCCGCTTCGATCAGAATCTGGCCCGCTCTCTGCGGCTCGCCGGACGCGCGCTCGAGCAATCGCCCCAGATTATCGCTTATCCGGAAAACTTTTTGTGGCGCGGCGATTCCTCGGGACTCGAGGAAGCAGCGCGCGCGACGCCTGAAGCCGTTGAGATTTTCAAAGAATTGGCCCGCAGCACGAAGACGGCCTTCCTTCTCGGCAGCGTCGTGGAAAAAAGCCCGGTCCGCGGGAAATATTACAATACTTCCTTGTTTGTTTCGGAGCAGGGCAAGATCCTGGCGGCATACCGGAAGATCCATTTGTTCGATATCGCCTTGAAAAAAAAGGTCAGCGTGAAGGAGTCCCGCCATACGGCCCGCGGGAACAAGCCTGCGATGTTCCGTTATCGTGGAATCAAGATGGGGCTCAGTATTTGTTATGACTTGAGATTTCCGGAACTTTACCGGATTCTGTCCGCGCGGGGCTGCCGTCTCGTGTTCGTGCCTTCCAATTTCACGCATGCGACGGGCCGGGCCCACTGGGAGGTTCTTCTCCGCGCGCGCGCCGTCGAAAACCAGATTTTTATCGCGGCTCCAGCACAGTCGGGGACGAATCCCGCGACGGGCATCCGGAGCTTCGGCTCCACCATGATGGTTTCGCCCTGGGGAGATGTGGAGGTGCGGGCGCCTGTATCCGGCGAAGCCGTCATCGCCGCCGAATTCGACTTTGCGGAGCAGGACCGCCTGCGCGCGGGGTTTCCGGTATTGAGCCATCGCCGGCTGAAAAGTTTCTCCTAAGTCCAGGACCTGTTGCAGCTTAAGAACCCATAAAGACATTGACACGCGGGGAGCCCATCCCCTATAATCTTCATTCCTTTTACACGTAACCCTTTGATTACCTATTTCTTACGCAATCCGAAAGCAGGAACGAACAATGTCAAATTATGCAATCGTCCAGACCGGCGCCAAGCAATACCTCGTCGAGCCCAATCTGGTCATCCAGGTTGAAAAAATTGCGCCCCAAGGCAAAGACGCGCGCGTCGAATTGGATCATGTCCTTCTGGTGAAAGACGGATCCGGCATCCGCGTGGGGCAGCCGCTGTTGAAGGGCGCCAAAGTCATTTGCGAAGACCTGGGCGTGGTCAAGGGCCCGAAAGTCGTTTCTCTCGAATACCGGCGCAGAAAGGCGTCCCGCAACAAAAAGGGACACCGCCAGAAGTTTTCCAATCTGCTGGTCAAAGAAATCGTCAGCTAATTTTTTTCAGAAGAGGTCGTCATGGCACATACAAAAGCACAAGGCAGTACGAATAACGGAAGAGATTCAAACTCCAAACGCCTCGGCGTCAAAGTCTATGGCGGTCAGAAGATCCGCGCGGGAAGCATCATCGTCCGCCAGCGCGGCAACCGTTTCCATCCCGGGCTTTTCGTCGGCCGCGGCAACGACTTTACGCTTTTTGCAAAGCGCGATGGGATCGTGGAGTTCAAGAAGAATAAGACCGTCAACGTTCTCCCGCTTGCACAATAATTTCACCTTCACTCTGAAAGGCTAAAAAACGACCCAATCGTTTTTTAGCCTTTCTTCTTTTCCGGCGGCAATTTATGTTTCTCAATAATGTCCATCTTACGGTGCAGTCAGGCGGCGGCGGCCACGGATGCGAGAGCTACATGGGCCGCACCGACAGAAAGCGTGTGCCTGACGGCGGGGACGGCGGCCGCGGCGGGCGCATCATTTTCCGCGCCGACAACAACGCGCCTTCACTCATGAATTTCCGCTTCCGCCAGCACATCCTTGCGGAGACAGGCGGCCACGGCGGGG includes the following:
- a CDS encoding TlpA disulfide reductase family protein; protein product: MKKGWLLLVLIAFALPGCGPSPQKPGGRFKGQAAPDFALPFFQEPGRKFSLSATAGQTPVLLVFWATWCPPCVEEIPQLNEIQKRYEPGTLKIAAVNVGQSHEALLEFAREHDMNYDILMDEAGEVAGRYGVAGLPVAVLLAKGGEIIYYGFTLPRIEEYLPPSH
- a CDS encoding DUF547 domain-containing protein encodes the protein MRAFPFLIGLLILISPAASADRLTKPFDHSAWDELLKKFVSPEGSVNYEGIKADPTLLNTYLNSVAALNSKEFTEFWPREEKLALILNLYHAAIMKHVIEHYPIKSLQDIPGVWDIPVVHLGKFRLSINQLRDTYLIQTFRDEKIEAALSCGAKSCPRLQREAFTGPRVEGQLYLAARNFVNDSSLNIVVPGKKEIKLSRIFKWYAGNFRLDFGNPEIQEKFSIEENAVLAFLAYYSDSPEKVQYLEGRNYKIKYLPFDWSLNDWRTEE
- a CDS encoding carbon-nitrogen hydrolase family protein → MKLRVACIQNSAGPRFDQNLARSLRLAGRALEQSPQIIAYPENFLWRGDSSGLEEAARATPEAVEIFKELARSTKTAFLLGSVVEKSPVRGKYYNTSLFVSEQGKILAAYRKIHLFDIALKKKVSVKESRHTARGNKPAMFRYRGIKMGLSICYDLRFPELYRILSARGCRLVFVPSNFTHATGRAHWEVLLRARAVENQIFIAAPAQSGTNPATGIRSFGSTMMVSPWGDVEVRAPVSGEAVIAAEFDFAEQDRLRAGFPVLSHRRLKSFS
- the rplU gene encoding 50S ribosomal protein L21, with protein sequence MSNYAIVQTGAKQYLVEPNLVIQVEKIAPQGKDARVELDHVLLVKDGSGIRVGQPLLKGAKVICEDLGVVKGPKVVSLEYRRRKASRNKKGHRQKFSNLLVKEIVS
- the rpmA gene encoding 50S ribosomal protein L27, with amino-acid sequence MAHTKAQGSTNNGRDSNSKRLGVKVYGGQKIRAGSIIVRQRGNRFHPGLFVGRGNDFTLFAKRDGIVEFKKNKTVNVLPLAQ